The segment tataaaataattattataacaaatcttttttctttttacatttatttccTATATAGTTGTAGCTTGTATATGAAATTTGTGAAGTCCCTTTGATTTTAATTAGAAATAAGTTCTTAAAGGTAGCACATATGCTCTAGCTTTATGGTTGAAAGGGTGATTGACATGCTTCTACAGCTTTATATGCAGTTTATGTAAAGACATTTGGGGTTAGCCTAACAactttttgttcttgttctaGAGCGATTTGTCCTTAGATCTTAGTTGGGTATACAATTTAACAATAGTATAATTAGAGGTTGCCCTGAAAGTACATAGAACACAAAGGCTGtgtgagagaaggagagaggatgaagatgatgagTTGGAGAGTAGAGAGTTAAtgctgattttatttttaataaaaaagagttaATGTCCTAATTACTAATTTCTAGAGAATAATAATGATATGAACATGAGTGTTTTTTTTACCCTTAGATCTAATACAAATCAATAGTCTAAAAAATGTGCAACTCCTATgaagttacactaggtgtaacttgaacctttctcatatatctatatatttatatattaagaaaattcagaaaattaGTTATGactacaaaaaatataaaaaaatacccctaatctaattagataattcttattcttaaaaaataaaaaatagggttaaaattgtaatttaacaaaattcaaaaacaaaaaaattatcagagaaacttttttttctaaaaattagcactttttatttaaatatatctcacgcacgtttgatacatttttttttttcctaaaaccTAGCACACAATAAAGCCAAGCAGTTTACTTcatttcaaatattaaattttagtttcttaaaaattcattcATGTGTAACCTTACTAATattagataaattcaaattgaaaaattacattatatatatacacacacttctGTCTCCTAACTCCAAATCCTAGCTCCAACCTTAGgtgcattttttgggttttccaACGTGAATTATGTGGGTCTTATGGCATGGGAGAGGCGACAGTGATTTTAGAGGGTTTATCTAGGTGGTCTTTCGTCTTTGGTGTTGTTGACGAcgggatttttttttgcatgttttAGTTGTGGATGGGTTTGCGTGGGCTTTGTTGTGGGTGGATCATTGTTGCTATGGGTTTTGCAGTCAATGGATGAGTAGGGTTTGTTATGGTTGCTTTTGTTGCCTGGGCTTATTTTCTAAAAGTAGTTTGAGTTGTACTATTCCATacacatttttaattttggaaaaaaaaaaaaaaaaaacagtttctatttacaatcttaaaaaaattttatcaatgctttttagaacattttttagaaattgcTACCAAACAACACTACCATTCATACTTTAATAAATCTAAAGTGTTAAAACAGTACTCACTATAATTTgccaaacactcaaaaatactacaaaaattttcaattaaaactcTAAGATGAATTCCCTTACCATACTTGAGATTCGGCCTAATGCCAATCAAATCccaaaacatttcaaaattgatcaatttgattCCTAAGACCCAACTTGGTCCCTAAGAGTCTAAGATAGTTGAGAAAAATGACTAATTGGGCTAACAATATTTAGGGCCTACGTTGGCATTAGGGACTAAATTATTCAATTTCTAAATGTTTTAGACAAAATTAACATTAGCCTTACCTGTTATTGGAATTTACTAAAAACTCTACTACTTCCTCCACAGTAAAcactaaatttaatttttataactttatCCATGGACCTTCTTTGTTTCGAAGAATATTAGATCATTAAATATTAagaatggggggggggggggggggggggggggggggggggtggtggaaCTTACCTTTAAAattcgcttttatttttattttttttaaccaatgTAAGTAAGTGTAAAGAAAGTCATATGATATCTCATCATATGCTTAAGGGGGCTTACTTTATAGAAACTGTAGTTTAGAAACTAAAGAGTGAAACAGAATGATAAATAACGTAAAAGAATTATTGATCGGATTCATAATCCAAATTGCAATTCGGTATGGATAAAGTAAAAGAATTATTGATCAGATTGATAATCCAAATTGCAATTCGGTATGGATAATAAGCATCTCCCTTCAACTCTTCTTCCCCTGGTTCAAAGAGGATTTAATCCCAAGTTTCTTGCATGAAGGCAAGAAATTATACTGATTGAGTTGACCGACACTTGGACAACTTCAAGACTCGTTAATACAAGAATTGAATTAATAATGGGAAAATATCATGACTTTCACAATGACATTGGAATGTGCCATTTGAAATCCACATTGTAAAAGGTTCTGTTCAGCAATACCCTCTCTTTCTATCTCTGCGAATTACAACATTATCCGGTTAGCCAAATTTCAAGTTTTACACTAATGACCTCTATCACAGATGCATGAAAGTAATTTGAGATTCATGCCAATTAGATGAAAACCGGAGTGCACAAGAATTCATAGGGAAGAAAACCCAAATATAACCGTCAATATTATCATATTCTTAAACTGTATATAgcatttcaaatttatttatttattttaaaatccTGCTGGATGATTTTACTCTGTTGTCATTTGTCATTAGAAGAAGATGACATTTTGGCGTCATGGCGTCACGTATCTCATGCATGCTCTGTACCAGTACCAGATTGAAAAATCCGGACTTCCATTCATATAACCATAAATATAGTTTATAGACAAAGGCAGTAATAGAGAAATGGACTTACACTTGGAATTCTTCACATTACCCATTTATACTAGTTAATAGCATCCACactcagtttatttttacttccaTTAAAGCAAGGCAAAACAGTAAATCCACTCCACAAGTAACTCACGATGAACACTTGGATCACCTTATTCATGCACTTTAAGCACACAGCGGAGACATCCCCCTTCATGCATCAAATGAAATGCCTCATTAATCTCTCCAAGAGTCAGATTGTGAGTTATGTACTCATCAACCTTTATTTCCTGCAATATGAACAAGGAGGATGGATAAGTTCATGGCATTCGTTTTGGTGTTTTTATAAGTTATTTTGGCACAAGTGGAGGGGGAAAGGAAGATTCATATTAACAGCTCCGCTTCATGGGGGGTGATCCTTAGTTGATTGTGCTACCCTTGAGGTTTAAATAATTTACTTTAGTGTTAAAGAAATATGTGTAAAATGTGTTACCTTCTTCAAGTACTTTTCCACAAGCCAAGGAACTTGTGAACGGCTCTTGAAACCACCAAAAGCTGTTCCTTTCCAGACACGCCCAGTCACCAACTGAAAAGGACGGGTGGATATTTCCTGTCCCGATGCTGCAACACCCACAATAACCGATGTTCCCCAGCCCTAAAAGATTGTGGAAAATCAGTAGTGTTCTATAAATATACATACAATTTGAGCCAGAAATTCACACAGAATACTTGCCTTATGGCAGCACTCCAAAGCTGCCCTCATCACTGAGACATTTCCAATGCACTCAAAACTGTAGTCAACACCACCGTCAGTGAGATCAACAATAACCTGCTGAATTGGTTTCTCATGGTCCTTTGGATTCACAAATTCAGTAACTCCAAATTTCTTTGCTGCATGTCACAATGCAATATAAGCAAATAATCAAGCACTCATAAAAACATAAATTCCTCCTTGAGGTTGGTAGACCCATCTAACTTAAAATGACAAGAACAACTCTATTAGTTTATCTACGAGTTCACAACCCTTTGCAATTAAGAACAACTTGAAAGCTGCATgtttaataatcaaataatcCTTCCCTTTGCATATTACTCCTTCTGGAGAAGGGCTTGAGAGTTGCCCATGggcctctttttcttctatttctctCAGGTTAGATGGTTTTAATTTTGTGGgaataaattaattaagaaatacacttaaaaaaaaagacaaaacacaaGTACAAAAACTCATTCACTCATTGACTGAcatgcaaagacaaaaaaaagataaagaaaaaagaaacacaattaAGCAGAAAAGAAGTGGCTGACAAGTGATGAAACTAGAAAAGGATGTttagctaaaaaaataataaagaaagaagagaaaggtgGTGGActaaacaagaaagaaagacaaatcAACAAGAAAAGCGGAGATGAAGGGCTTTGGTGTGGGCTGGCAAAGAAGACGATGTGGAGTAATAAGAAAGAGAAGAACAAGAAGTGATGCGGGGCTGTGGTGTGGGCGacttggaaaaagaaaaaaaattcagaagtGTGTCCACTTGCAGGCCCAGCACCGCTATTCCAGTGAGTTCATCCACCAGAAATAAatgtatgtttaaaaaaaaaaaaaaaaaacactatttgtACTGGTATGACAACATTTCACTGCCTGAAACAGCCCAGTATTGAACTGGTATAATTCATTATGGGTAAGTGTACTGGATTTGTGGCTGGCATGCAAAATTCCGGCTGTACCAACCGATATGGTGCGGAAGGCTGGAAGCAATAACTGACAGTAACCCATATACCTGGCAAGGTATGTTGGGACTTGGTTTAATTGGTTCTCTATTTGGGCTCATTTCTAGATCAAAAACTATTTGTTCCACAAGTGATAAGCCTTTTCACAATGAATCAATAAGTGATCCACTGTCTACCCATTATACCAACACATACATCACCGATCTACAATAGAAAAAACCTCTTCTCCTCAAATTATCACCAGTGAGTATCTTTCCCCATActgcagtccaaacaaagaaggaAACCCGCTTAGGTGCCTTAAACCACAAATACCTTTTCAAGGAAAGATGGCAGAATAGGATCCTCTTAGCATATTATAATAAGAGCAGATATCGCAGTCCCCAGATGCACTTTGAGATTTATGAATGAACAAACACATAAAATTTCTCAATAAAAAGTCTTtatctccttttcttttctttagctTCTGTAAATATCAGAATTTCTCCTACAAAGTTTTAGCCAAATTCCCCTTTTTTATCCGACAATGATGAACAAACACAACTTATCAGGATGCATGACTGGCTTTGCAGTTTGTAGGATGTGTAGTCTAGTAACTCTATTTCGTTGTTTGAGGGTAGAGGGTAGGGACCCAGAAATATTCTTAGGAAAGAATTTCTCCTCAAGGGCATGgcaattttttctttccctaCATTAAAATAGATAGAATTGCAACATTCAAATGATAACTTGTAACCAACCATGTACTTCAATACCAGGTTGGATAATACCAATAAAGAAGTTAGGATTAGGAAACTTTATACTGAATCAGCTCAGAATATCAtcctataccaaaaaaaaaaaaaaaaaaaaaaaaccagaaatggGAGAACTCAAGATATACCTGTGTCAAACTTTTTGCTGTCTATATCTATGCCAATGATTCGTGAAGCACCAGCTGTCTTTGCACCCTCTGCAACCTGTCCAGTAATTACTTTAAtagataatttataaaatacatCAGCTGTACAAGAACATGACTAATCAAGACTTACCGCAAGACCAACAgtcccaagcccaaaaatagcaACTATTGACCCTGATTCTACTTTTGCTGTGTTCCAAACAGCTCCAAGACCTAAAAGACAGCACATAATAAGTGgcttatataatttaaattacttagaaaaaaaaaaaggataaagagAACTACTTTATGGCATTATAATTCATAGCATACCACATtccaaaatacaaatatatcttATGAATAGCAAAACAGAGTTGATAAATATAATCCTTTTACCAAAGGAGTAATTacataagcccaaaaaaattccAGCCAACAGCCCCAGTGATCTATAATTAATAACtccacagttttttttttgttgggggagGGGGGCGAGGGGGATATGATGCCCATAAACTCCACCACTGATGTATTTCACAACAGATTTCAAAACCAAGTCATGACTAGAGTCTTCAACTGATTCATCCACATTTTAATGTCTACAAGTCTTTTATAACTAGTTTGCAGCCAAGAAAAGGGATGGTGAACACCATTAACATATCAGAAAGCAAGGCATGAATCAAATAAGTTCCATGCATGTGAAATGTGAATGTCTACTGAATAGACAAGATCTCAACAAAACATTTGTCAATGCCAGCTTCAAAGAAAACAGAATACGTGAAGGTTTCCATTTACCAATGAAACTATAATGAATGCTTAACATAAGTTGATAACAAATTCAAAAGTATGCTACTGCGTGCTTAAAATACTCACAGATAATTGTGTTAAATCCATTCTTATCCACTAATACGCATTCATGTGGGAGGTACTTTAATTAAAACTCTTGCAACACAAAAGTACAGAATGTTTTAAAACTCTTACTAAATCAATAGTACAAATTTCATGGAATTATGAATGAGTTGGTTTTCAAGCAATTAAATATGAATAAAGAAAGGCATggcattttattaaaaaaaaaaaaaaaggaacaagacTGGTTTTTGGCCTTTTAGCCAGTTAAAGGAGTTGAATGTAACCTGAGAGACAAGTATTTATAGTAAGGAAAGCATAGCAATACCTTTCCAATATTTTAGATCATGACTAGCTATCATCTTTTATATCTATAGTAAagcttttgcattttttatttatttttattttgatagaaAAGATAGAATATCAGCCAAAACACCTATCAATTTCAGCCaaacccaaatctcttattcaacaacaagagactttaccaattgagctaactaaaaTCCACtacattgtttattttattgattt is part of the Quercus robur chromosome 9, dhQueRobu3.1, whole genome shotgun sequence genome and harbors:
- the LOC126698637 gene encoding alcohol dehydrogenase class-3, yielding MATQGQVITCKAAVAWEPNKPLVIEDVQVAPPQAGEVRIKILFTALCHTDAYTWSGKDPEGLFPCILGHEAAGIVESIGEGVTEVQPGDHVIPCYQAECRECKFCKSGKTNLCGKVRSATGVGVMLSDRKSRFSVNGKPIYHFMGTSTFSQYTVVHDVSVAKIDPKAPLEKVCLLGCGVPTGLGAVWNTAKVESGSIVAIFGLGTVGLAVAEGAKTAGASRIIGIDIDSKKFDTAKKFGVTEFVNPKDHEKPIQQVIVDLTDGGVDYSFECIGNVSVMRAALECCHKGWGTSVIVGVAASGQEISTRPFQLVTGRVWKGTAFGGFKSRSQVPWLVEKYLKKEIKVDEYITHNLTLGEINEAFHLMHEGGCLRCVLKVHE